The genomic DNA GCCTGCCCCAGCCGGGCTTTACGGCCAGGGAGTACGCGCCTCCGGCGAGTCCCACCAGGGCCCCGCCCGCCAGGCAGTAGTACAGGCGCACCAGGCGAACCCGGATGCCGCGTCCAAAGGCCGCGCGGGGCGATTCGCCCACGGCGCGCAGCCGCATTCCGCCTTCTGTGCGGAACATCCACCACCAGCAGAAGACGATGGCCATGAGGCTCATGTAGACCACCGGGGATCGGGCACCGAAGATCAGGCCGACGAAGGGCACGTCGCTCATGCCGGGGATGGTCCACAGGCCGAGATCGGGGCCGGGCTGACGGGAAAAATTGTGGCCGAGGAAGTACGCCAGATCGCGGGAGAGCAGGGTCAGGATGAAGCCCACGGCGAGCTGTGACTGGCCGAGATAGATGCCGATGACGCCGAGTACGCCCGCAATTGCCGCACCGACCGCCGCGCCCGCCAGCATACCGAGCCAGGGGGAGTCGAAGGTGGCGGAACAGGCGAAGGCGGCCATGGCGGCCAGCAGGATGGAGCCGTCCAGCGAGAGGTTAACGATGCCAGCCTTTTCGGTCAGGGTCTCGCCGAGGGTGGCCAGGACCAGGGGCGCGCCGGCCATGAGAATGGCGGCGATGGTCAGGGCGAAGGTGTCCATTTAGTCCGCCTCCTTCCTTTGCTTGAGCCACAGCCTGAGTCCCTGCACGATGAACAGGGAAAGGACCATGATGCCCTGAATCACGCCGGACAGGGAGGAGTCCAGACCGAGTTGCAGGGGCAGTTGGATGGAGCCCACGTTGAGAATCGCGAAGAAAAGGCAGATGAACGGGACCAGGGAAAGCCGGAACGAGGCCATCATGCTCACCAGCAGGGCGGTGTAGCCGTAGCCCGAGGAGATGTTCGGCAACAGCCGGTGATACACGCCGAGGACCTGGACGGCCCCGGCGAGTCCGGCCAGCCCGCCGCAGA from Pseudodesulfovibrio thermohalotolerans includes the following:
- a CDS encoding ABC transporter permease gives rise to the protein MDTFALTIAAILMAGAPLVLATLGETLTEKAGIVNLSLDGSILLAAMAAFACSATFDSPWLGMLAGAAVGAAIAGVLGVIGIYLGQSQLAVGFILTLLSRDLAYFLGHNFSRQPGPDLGLWTIPGMSDVPFVGLIFGARSPVVYMSLMAIVFCWWWMFRTEGGMRLRAVGESPRAAFGRGIRVRLVRLYYCLAGGALVGLAGGAYSLAVKPGWGRPQGCEGAGWIALAIVIFGGWHPVRTALGAFFFAALQVSGIHLQEIFPSIPAPVFQVAPFPMMILTLLAVNMGRMGWIQDIIRRHPFLKSLSKGWSIEAPAALGQDFNPKKGL